The following coding sequences lie in one Helicobacter kayseriensis genomic window:
- a CDS encoding NAD(P)H-dependent glycerol-3-phosphate dehydrogenase — protein sequence MKKIGVFGGGSWGRALAFALSFHNEVRICSRRSLNLSSGKYPVIQASLEDVLECDYYVVAIASFALRGWLGDVFLPTFLKSSTHEPKILCASKGVEEDSGAFVSDIFQHFFPSLSLCFLSGPSFAAEIMQELPCALVINSLNIPLAREFRELMPSFIKAYVSSDIVGGEVAGAYKNVIAIAGGISDGLGLGNNAKSSLLARGLIEMCRFGEHFGAKMETFLGLSGAGDLFLTSSSTLSRNYRVGLGLSRGEKIEKILKDLGEVAEGVRSARAISQISQKEGIYTPIVTEVQKIIEGKNPLESLKALMK from the coding sequence ATGAAAAAAATTGGTGTGTTTGGCGGAGGTTCTTGGGGGAGAGCGTTGGCCTTTGCTCTTTCATTTCACAATGAAGTAAGGATTTGTTCTCGTCGATCGCTGAATCTTTCTAGTGGAAAATACCCAGTGATTCAAGCTTCCTTAGAGGATGTGTTAGAGTGTGATTATTATGTTGTTGCTATTGCTTCATTTGCGCTTAGGGGGTGGTTGGGTGATGTGTTTTTGCCTACTTTTTTGAAGTCTTCTACGCACGAGCCAAAGATACTATGTGCAAGCAAAGGAGTTGAAGAAGATAGCGGGGCATTTGTGAGTGACATTTTTCAGCATTTTTTCCCCTCTCTTTCTTTGTGCTTTCTTTCTGGGCCAAGTTTTGCAGCAGAAATCATGCAAGAGCTTCCCTGCGCTTTGGTGATCAATTCTCTCAATATTCCCTTGGCTAGGGAGTTTAGAGAGCTAATGCCTTCTTTTATCAAGGCTTATGTAAGCTCTGATATTGTAGGAGGAGAAGTTGCAGGGGCATATAAGAATGTGATCGCGATTGCTGGGGGGATTAGCGATGGGTTAGGGTTGGGAAACAATGCAAAATCTTCGCTTTTGGCAAGGGGATTGATTGAGATGTGTCGTTTTGGCGAGCATTTTGGAGCTAAGATGGAGACATTTTTGGGACTGAGTGGGGCGGGTGATTTGTTTTTGACCTCAAGTTCAACACTTTCAAGAAACTATCGTGTTGGCTTGGGATTATCTAGAGGAGAGAAAATAGAAAAGATTTTGAAAGATTTGGGGGAAGTGGCTGAGGGAGTGAGAAGTGCAAGAGCAATCTCTCAAATTAGCCAAAAAGAGGGGATTTACACCCCCATTGTGACCGAGGTGCAAAAGATTATTGAAGGAAAAAATCCTCTTGAGAGCTTAAAGGCGCTGATGAAATAA
- a CDS encoding autotransporter outer membrane beta-barrel domain-containing protein, with amino-acid sequence MKKIGIGILSLALAQTLQAVDAQFWWQLDQANDPLNPPQQPVLNDPLTIYEDSVLNVTTNGQALGSDFYNGSIVFDRNLSINVDVNLVDQVEQSATIYGFDNAQKSWTGSGSLSVLIKAERGRFAKSIFNFNGANTKFDVGVKTHISATENTQIFSVFRNGRATLNFTNDFVVDLSQATGVFNNVLPNQGITDAKMIFDNAGDINVNPNYSSLVQLTGDIANFGGTITLNLSNADSFFKGRIEAVNTSTTNLNLTGGSYAEVALTLHDRQAGAPNVHFSLTGDSVAKVKSNMLSQANLTFNVNHSSLYADFTYGAQIPTQGRITLNNGGIWLMSQSNTIDYLEINNDISKITKENFEDLKEQSAVDMRFENQGAGLRNVLKYAQDSRFVLSANQIRGGNGVFRITGALNKEGWTRVENGGALEETIATDQIIAGQVFNTHYMQVFWNPTNFDKGLLNQNLEDYKIVVAKQNNIASDSDFVGAVTPIGVYNYVTNLKKEMMQYQGANGQLENGWQWIITDVQRADNSYLSRLLDSLFQSQYRIFKMESDTFNQRMGELRDMTRVHGVWLRTKYGRLSSKSTDQTTASWDEFTSIWLGYDQNYMVLGGKNFLGLALNTTAFRNHGIAEKDDFSGESYYASSRSYGISVYDTYIFDNGLYLDGLIKYYLTDNDFAIRSEVLANNYPKFFTHGLVGSLEVGKKFRLPIRTPDFERSFYYLRPELQFTFGFISGNTWNFKDWSNQEIKARLDYDIPANFRAGLMFGREFNKPFLKGDVYLGTSFEYDINSGGDLRLEDFLDKMTLTHGGNFTWRLNVGTNLILNEYWRIYVDLDTSFFGQISSTFTLNGGVRINFGRLHPKMPYVTPEQDVFDSSMYRKDRRTIPEVQNYETQGILDNYNGRRKRPIYKPPVKIKQRPYGGVPPTDTIQYGITPQVTNKPKGEPVFVDEPKEPIIAPQKNYTRDQNQSISPSVIPQNTRDMQSIKDGLNKGYRR; translated from the coding sequence ATGAAAAAAATTGGAATTGGAATTTTAAGTCTTGCTTTGGCTCAAACATTGCAAGCTGTTGATGCGCAATTTTGGTGGCAACTTGATCAAGCCAATGATCCTTTGAATCCTCCACAACAGCCTGTGCTTAATGATCCATTGACTATTTATGAAGATAGTGTTTTAAATGTCACAACCAATGGTCAAGCGCTTGGATCTGATTTTTATAATGGAAGTATTGTCTTTGATCGCAATCTTTCCATCAATGTGGATGTGAATCTAGTCGATCAAGTCGAGCAGTCCGCGACCATTTATGGGTTTGATAATGCGCAAAAATCATGGACTGGATCAGGAAGCTTGAGTGTTTTAATCAAGGCAGAGAGAGGAAGATTTGCAAAGAGCATCTTTAACTTCAATGGAGCAAATACGAAATTTGATGTGGGGGTCAAAACTCATATTTCAGCGACAGAAAACACGCAAATCTTTTCTGTTTTTCGCAATGGTAGAGCGACTTTGAATTTTACAAATGATTTTGTTGTGGATTTGTCTCAAGCAACAGGAGTTTTTAACAATGTTCTTCCAAATCAAGGGATCACAGATGCTAAGATGATTTTTGATAATGCTGGAGATATTAATGTCAATCCCAATTACAGCTCTCTTGTCCAACTCACTGGAGATATCGCAAATTTTGGAGGCACGATTACGCTTAATCTCTCCAATGCAGATTCTTTTTTCAAAGGAAGAATAGAGGCTGTAAATACCTCGACAACAAACCTCAATCTCACTGGAGGAAGCTATGCAGAAGTTGCTTTGACCTTGCATGATAGGCAGGCTGGAGCACCCAATGTGCACTTTTCTTTGACAGGAGATTCTGTGGCAAAAGTGAAGTCAAATATGCTCTCCCAAGCAAATTTGACTTTTAATGTCAATCATTCTTCCTTGTATGCGGATTTTACTTATGGTGCACAGATCCCCACACAAGGGAGAATTACGCTAAATAATGGAGGGATTTGGCTGATGAGCCAAAGTAACACCATTGACTATCTTGAGATTAATAATGATATTTCTAAAATCACAAAGGAAAATTTTGAGGATCTCAAAGAACAATCAGCAGTTGATATGCGCTTTGAGAATCAAGGGGCTGGCTTAAGAAATGTGTTGAAATACGCACAAGATAGTCGTTTTGTTTTGAGTGCCAATCAGATTCGAGGAGGAAATGGGGTTTTCCGCATCACTGGAGCTTTGAACAAAGAAGGTTGGACGAGGGTAGAAAATGGTGGGGCTTTGGAGGAAACGATCGCTACTGATCAAATCATTGCAGGACAGGTCTTCAACACTCATTATATGCAGGTTTTTTGGAATCCGACAAATTTTGACAAGGGGCTTTTAAATCAAAATTTGGAAGATTATAAAATCGTGGTAGCAAAACAAAATAATATCGCCTCAGATTCTGATTTTGTAGGTGCTGTAACGCCTATAGGGGTTTATAACTATGTAACTAATCTCAAAAAAGAGATGATGCAGTATCAAGGAGCAAATGGCCAATTGGAAAATGGCTGGCAATGGATTATTACAGATGTGCAACGAGCAGATAATTCTTATTTGTCACGACTTTTGGATTCTTTGTTTCAATCGCAGTATCGGATTTTTAAGATGGAGAGTGATACTTTCAACCAAAGAATGGGGGAACTGCGCGATATGACAAGAGTGCATGGCGTGTGGTTGAGGACAAAATATGGACGCTTAAGCTCAAAATCCACAGATCAAACAACGGCTTCTTGGGATGAGTTCACATCAATTTGGCTTGGATATGATCAAAATTATATGGTCCTTGGTGGGAAGAATTTTTTGGGATTGGCACTTAATACAACGGCTTTTAGAAATCATGGGATTGCTGAGAAAGATGATTTTAGTGGAGAGAGTTATTACGCAAGCTCGCGAAGTTATGGAATCTCGGTTTATGATACTTATATTTTTGATAATGGCCTATATCTTGATGGATTGATCAAATACTATTTGACAGACAATGATTTTGCAATACGCTCTGAGGTTTTGGCAAACAATTATCCTAAGTTTTTTACACATGGCTTGGTAGGGTCTTTGGAGGTTGGAAAAAAATTTCGTCTTCCTATTAGAACACCTGATTTTGAAAGGAGTTTTTATTATCTTAGACCCGAATTACAATTTACATTTGGGTTTATTAGCGGGAATACGTGGAATTTCAAAGATTGGAGTAATCAAGAGATCAAAGCAAGACTAGATTATGATATTCCAGCAAATTTTAGAGCGGGGTTGATGTTTGGGCGTGAGTTTAATAAGCCCTTTTTGAAGGGGGATGTGTATTTGGGGACGAGCTTTGAATATGATATCAACTCAGGTGGAGATTTGCGTTTGGAGGATTTTCTTGACAAGATGACGCTAACTCATGGGGGAAATTTCACTTGGAGATTGAATGTCGGGACAAATTTGATTTTGAATGAGTATTGGCGAATCTATGTTGATTTGGATACATCCTTTTTTGGTCAGATTAGCTCAACTTTCACACTCAATGGTGGGGTAAGGATTAATTTTGGGCGTTTACATCCTAAAATGCCCTATGTCACACCAGAGCAAGATGTTTTTGATTCCAGTATGTATCGCAAAGATCGCAGGACGATTCCAGAGGTTCAAAATTATGAAACTCAAGGTATTTTGGATAATTACAATGGCAGAAGAAAACGACCCATCTATAAGCCTCCTGTAAAAATCAAACAACGCCCTTATGGAGGAGTGCCACCTACAGATACGATTCAGTATGGAATCACTCCACAAGTGACAAATAAACCCAAAGGGGAACCTGTTTTTGTTGATGAACCAAAAGAGCCAATCATTGCACCTCAAAAGAATTACACAAGGGATCAGAATCAGTCGATATCTCCTAGTGTGATTCCACAAAATACACGCGATATGCAAAGTATCAAAGATGGTTTGAATAAGGGATATAGACGATGA
- a CDS encoding autotransporter outer membrane beta-barrel domain-containing protein — MRKVITCCALCFCSSFGIEARAMQDHTFNLFSLHANALSVGDLRTNRLKHGIWANVGYTKQSSDHTSFLQQSEIRSVLAQAGYDYAFHMKSGQSFLGFALDYSHSWIDSKDYEEELKSGVANTLALALYHVYMHQSNLYIRSSFKYALSLQDMGRDSMRSHLLMGNLELGYRANFARLFFFQPLVGVSGGWIPSSLNLGEYYPLWVRAGGYLGINFLGNLKGDLAFGGFLDSDFFWDSAHMIARKNLRLLLTLGSNMHINQHFRLFIGGKMEFFGSSRVDYGVNVGMRFMFGRKYTQKAPIQGNQRTLKDVQREMLYQSDLSRQRVQERTHLKPDELQSRYQMQDRRDSPYVQDDLKYAKRQRLIRESSRWIDTKINEQNYQNRNLPALQHRDLGDIKAYYQRELERKYGK, encoded by the coding sequence ATGAGAAAAGTCATTACTTGCTGTGCTTTGTGCTTTTGTTCTTCCTTTGGGATAGAAGCTAGAGCGATGCAAGATCATACTTTCAATCTCTTTTCTTTGCATGCCAATGCATTGAGCGTGGGTGATTTGAGGACGAATCGATTGAAGCATGGAATATGGGCAAATGTAGGTTATACCAAACAAAGCTCAGATCATACTTCATTCCTTCAGCAATCAGAGATTAGAAGTGTTTTAGCACAAGCAGGATATGATTATGCATTTCACATGAAAAGCGGGCAGAGTTTTTTGGGGTTTGCGTTGGATTATAGTCACTCTTGGATTGATTCTAAGGACTATGAGGAAGAGCTCAAATCAGGAGTGGCCAATACTTTGGCACTTGCGCTATATCATGTTTATATGCATCAAAGCAATCTTTATATCCGCTCCTCTTTTAAATATGCTCTTTCTTTGCAAGATATGGGGCGAGATTCTATGAGATCACATCTTTTGATGGGAAACTTGGAGTTAGGATATCGTGCAAATTTTGCTCGACTTTTTTTCTTTCAACCCTTGGTGGGTGTTAGTGGAGGGTGGATTCCGAGCTCTTTAAATCTTGGTGAATATTATCCTCTTTGGGTGAGGGCTGGAGGATATTTGGGGATAAATTTCTTGGGGAATCTAAAGGGAGATTTGGCGTTTGGAGGGTTTTTGGATTCGGATTTTTTTTGGGATTCTGCGCATATGATTGCAAGGAAAAATTTGCGTTTGCTCCTCACGCTTGGAAGTAATATGCATATCAACCAGCACTTTAGATTGTTTATAGGGGGGAAAATGGAATTTTTTGGATCAAGTAGGGTGGATTATGGGGTGAATGTGGGGATGAGGTTTATGTTTGGACGCAAATATACACAAAAGGCTCCCATCCAAGGCAATCAGCGAACGCTCAAAGATGTCCAAAGAGAGATGCTCTATCAATCTGATCTTTCTCGTCAAAGGGTGCAAGAGAGAACTCACCTTAAGCCAGATGAATTGCAATCGCGATATCAGATGCAAGATCGTCGCGACTCTCCTTATGTGCAAGATGATCTCAAATACGCAAAACGCCAAAGGCTGATTCGAGAAAGCTCACGATGGATTGATACAAAAATCAATGAGCAAAATTATCAAAATCGCAACTTGCCTGCATTGCAACATAGGGATTTGGGAGATATTAAGGCTTATTATCAGCGTGAGCTAGAGAGAAAATATGGCAAGTAA
- a CDS encoding autotransporter domain-containing protein — protein MASKKLLLYLGLGTLCLWGLEIKNWKELPPAGINQDTIGNFTYNASGVEEFVLKDSIFFTNPYATLTINANISGNWNNQSCGLVFCSSGNKYTFNKGNLVFAINSSTLNPQGELGFFALTNSATLDINSNLSVNFAMGSVFPQAVFLVKDSVLNLEDIDLSVDAQGHSLFKGAGNSKITINAGGNYQNQQVRLYGNLDLSDRASLTLKLGNRNSFFDGDIKLSGSAQVNLVLSNSSARILNYAQAAGAKGKFELYGSELDAILSNARGTDVSLMSGSVWQMQGDSQIGTLSLQESSVDLKLGRFGQPWVKRTLSANQLEGGGTFVLYADIAQKGVDVVSLSQATGSHLAQMFYHPKTFTQDLAQSITEADNMVVFEINGVDSQATFEGGVTEMGLTNYKTNLSRRINENKTQWVISSIVPDGDSALSRVLSTALNTPYRLFDATNSTLALRLGDLRDYPKDHGLYARYIVGLGNLAETKNTFKTQDVWMSFAGGYDVNKLYSNRTDFLGLGFEVSLMDSKNSAYQSNTQAYGANLYYTSIFHNRFYYDVILKYAFSPTSFEFANANNLNGKASLNVHLLTLGFEMGKKFGFGRVKNLFYLEPQGRLVSGVILPTGLEVGDVYGERIFGDLKVQFPLIARASLYFGYEWNEGFRGDLKLGSFVEYSLNNGGEIVLYDSRSRLKKAFLYDLDVGISAMGSIEVEKFLRVYMQLDSAFLGEYASNVAFNMGVRWSFGDRYVPPPPPPADPERFKIRYQRKNIQRTIPVVQEDELNHMKYHGTTREAFERDYYQKNSKPSQSSQTERNDIRFYPQDRYVPSYQSNPQREYNRGSKRDTYTPQYRDDAQRSSGRVYKRDNNR, from the coding sequence ATGGCAAGTAAAAAATTATTATTGTATTTGGGGCTTGGGACGCTGTGTCTTTGGGGATTAGAGATCAAAAACTGGAAAGAACTGCCTCCTGCGGGAATCAATCAAGACACCATTGGAAACTTCACTTACAATGCAAGCGGGGTGGAAGAGTTTGTTTTGAAAGATTCAATCTTTTTTACCAATCCCTACGCGACACTAACGATTAATGCCAATATTTCTGGAAATTGGAATAATCAATCTTGTGGACTTGTATTTTGTTCTAGTGGAAACAAATACACATTTAACAAAGGAAATCTTGTTTTTGCAATCAACTCTTCTACTTTAAATCCACAGGGTGAGCTTGGATTCTTTGCACTGACTAATAGTGCAACTTTGGATATCAATAGCAACCTTTCTGTTAATTTTGCTATGGGGAGTGTGTTTCCTCAAGCGGTTTTTTTAGTCAAAGATTCTGTGCTTAATCTTGAAGATATCGACCTTTCTGTAGATGCGCAGGGACATTCTTTGTTTAAAGGAGCGGGAAATTCCAAAATCACAATCAATGCTGGAGGAAATTATCAAAATCAGCAAGTGAGATTGTATGGGAATTTAGATCTTTCTGATCGAGCAAGTCTGACACTTAAATTGGGTAATCGCAATTCTTTTTTTGATGGTGATATCAAACTTTCTGGGAGCGCTCAAGTCAATCTTGTGCTTTCTAATTCAAGTGCAAGGATTTTAAATTATGCTCAAGCGGCGGGAGCAAAAGGAAAGTTTGAGCTTTATGGTTCAGAGCTTGATGCGATTTTGAGCAATGCAAGAGGGACAGATGTATCTTTGATGTCAGGCTCAGTGTGGCAAATGCAGGGAGATAGTCAGATTGGCACGCTTAGCTTGCAGGAATCTTCTGTGGATTTGAAACTAGGACGCTTTGGCCAACCTTGGGTAAAAAGGACATTGAGTGCCAATCAATTGGAGGGGGGAGGGACTTTTGTGCTGTATGCAGATATTGCACAAAAGGGAGTTGATGTGGTAAGTCTTTCTCAAGCTACAGGATCGCATCTTGCACAGATGTTCTATCATCCAAAAACTTTCACACAAGATCTTGCCCAAAGTATCACAGAGGCAGATAATATGGTGGTTTTTGAGATCAATGGAGTGGATTCTCAAGCGACTTTTGAGGGGGGAGTGACAGAAATGGGATTGACCAATTATAAGACCAACCTCTCAAGGCGTATTAACGAAAACAAAACCCAATGGGTGATTTCTAGCATTGTTCCTGATGGAGATAGTGCGCTTTCTAGAGTGCTTAGCACGGCACTCAATACTCCTTATCGCTTGTTTGATGCGACCAATTCAACTCTTGCTTTGAGGTTGGGAGATTTGAGGGATTATCCCAAAGATCATGGATTGTATGCACGCTATATCGTAGGGCTTGGGAATCTTGCTGAGACAAAAAACACATTTAAAACCCAAGATGTGTGGATGAGTTTTGCTGGGGGGTATGATGTCAATAAGTTGTATTCTAATCGCACTGATTTCTTGGGGCTAGGGTTTGAAGTGAGTTTGATGGATTCTAAAAACTCTGCTTATCAGTCAAATACGCAAGCCTATGGGGCAAATCTTTATTACACTTCGATTTTTCACAATCGTTTTTATTATGATGTGATTTTGAAATACGCTTTTTCTCCCACTTCATTTGAATTTGCCAATGCAAACAATCTCAATGGAAAAGCATCGCTTAATGTGCATCTTTTGACGCTTGGGTTTGAGATGGGCAAGAAATTTGGCTTTGGAAGAGTCAAGAATTTATTTTATCTTGAGCCTCAAGGGAGGCTAGTGAGTGGGGTGATTTTGCCAACAGGTTTGGAGGTAGGGGATGTGTATGGAGAGAGAATCTTTGGGGATTTGAAGGTGCAATTCCCTTTAATCGCGCGCGCATCGCTTTATTTTGGCTATGAGTGGAATGAGGGGTTTAGAGGAGATTTGAAGCTTGGGAGCTTTGTAGAATATAGCCTTAATAATGGAGGGGAGATTGTTTTATATGATTCTAGAAGTCGTTTAAAAAAGGCGTTTTTATATGATTTGGATGTTGGAATCTCAGCGATGGGAAGCATTGAGGTGGAGAAATTTTTGAGAGTTTATATGCAGTTAGATTCTGCATTTTTGGGTGAGTATGCTTCAAATGTGGCTTTTAATATGGGGGTGAGATGGAGCTTTGGGGATCGCTATGTACCACCACCCCCTCCGCCTGCTGATCCAGAAAGATTTAAGATTCGCTATCAGCGCAAAAATATACAAAGAACGATTCCTGTCGTGCAAGAAGATGAGCTCAATCATATGAAATATCATGGTACTACGCGCGAGGCTTTTGAGAGGGATTATTATCAGAAGAATTCCAAGCCCTCCCAATCTTCTCAAACAGAGAGGAATGATATTCGCTTCTACCCGCAAGATAGGTATGTCCCTAGTTACCAATCCAATCCGCAAAGAGAGTATAATCGTGGCAGTAAAAGGGATACATACACCCCACAATATCGAGATGATGCACAGCGTTCATCAGGTAGAGTTTATAAGAGAGATAACAATCGGTGA